Proteins from a single region of Nocardioides anomalus:
- a CDS encoding phosphotransferase family protein codes for MTALSSAELAGVAQAMAGAGEEPAGPLRAELIAGGRSNLTFGMSDGVRDWVLRTPPRTGRTPSAHDVVRELRIVAGLAGSGVPVPRAVVAVEDETLLGGPFAVTARVRGRTVQSRDDLDRLDDATVAAVVDRLLETLVRLHHVDLEAAGLAGLGRADAYAERQLRRWSGQWEIVGTAEHEALAREVVDGLRAAVPPQHAVALLHGDYRIDNTLLDLDGPEPVVTAVLDWELSALGDPVADVAVMCAYREPAFDLVVGVPGAWTSDRLPPPADLAAAYEAAGGVPLRDWETHRALACLKIAVIAAGIDHRARAGSGSGPGFDTAGEAVGPFLELARDALGR; via the coding sequence GTGACCGCGCTCTCCAGCGCGGAGCTGGCCGGCGTCGCCCAGGCCATGGCCGGGGCCGGCGAGGAGCCGGCCGGACCGCTGCGCGCCGAGCTGATCGCCGGGGGTCGCTCCAACCTGACCTTCGGGATGTCCGACGGCGTCCGGGACTGGGTGCTGCGGACCCCGCCCCGCACCGGGCGCACCCCGTCGGCCCACGACGTGGTGCGCGAGCTGCGCATCGTCGCCGGGCTGGCCGGCTCCGGCGTACCGGTGCCGCGGGCGGTGGTCGCGGTCGAGGACGAGACCCTCCTGGGCGGGCCGTTCGCGGTCACCGCGCGGGTGCGCGGCCGGACCGTGCAGAGCCGCGACGACCTCGACCGGCTGGACGACGCCACCGTCGCCGCCGTTGTCGACCGGCTGCTGGAGACCCTGGTCCGCCTGCACCACGTCGACCTGGAGGCCGCCGGCCTGGCCGGCCTCGGCCGCGCGGATGCCTACGCCGAGCGCCAGCTGCGCCGCTGGTCCGGTCAGTGGGAGATCGTCGGCACCGCCGAGCACGAGGCGCTGGCCCGCGAGGTCGTCGACGGCCTGCGCGCCGCCGTGCCGCCCCAGCACGCCGTCGCGCTCCTGCACGGCGACTACCGCATCGACAACACCCTGCTCGACCTGGACGGACCCGAGCCGGTGGTCACCGCCGTCCTCGACTGGGAGCTGTCCGCGCTCGGCGACCCGGTGGCCGACGTCGCGGTGATGTGCGCCTACCGCGAGCCGGCCTTCGACCTGGTCGTCGGTGTGCCGGGGGCCTGGACCAGCGACCGGCTCCCGCCGCCGGCCGACCTCGCCGCGGCGTACGAGGCCGCCGGCGGCGTCCCCCTGCGTGACTGGGAGACGCACCGGGCCCTGGCCTGCCTCAAGATCGCCGTCATCGCGGCCGGCATCGACCACCGCGCCCGCGCGGGCAGCGGGTCCGGCCCCGGGTTCGACACCGCCGGCGAGGCCGTCGGGCCGTTCCTCGAGCTGGCTCGGGACGCGCTCGGCCGCTGA
- a CDS encoding adenylate kinase codes for MRLLIMGPPGAGKGTQAKFIAEHFKIPAISTGDIFRANVSQGTPLGVEAKSYMDKGEYVPDEVTNRMVRDRIDEPDAVNGFLLDGYPRTLSQVDELDGMIAFTGHRLDAVVVLACDQDEIVERLLQRAQVEGRADDTEDVVRRRQEVYAAETAPLIDIYRERGLLIEVDGMGEVAEVTQRIFDALDVVPES; via the coding sequence ATGCGTCTGCTGATCATGGGCCCGCCTGGAGCGGGCAAGGGGACCCAGGCCAAGTTCATCGCCGAGCACTTCAAGATCCCGGCGATCTCGACCGGCGACATCTTCCGGGCCAACGTCTCCCAGGGCACGCCCCTGGGTGTCGAGGCCAAGTCCTACATGGACAAGGGCGAGTACGTCCCGGACGAGGTCACCAACCGGATGGTCCGCGACCGGATCGACGAGCCCGACGCGGTCAACGGCTTCCTGCTCGACGGCTACCCCCGCACGCTCTCCCAGGTGGACGAGCTCGACGGGATGATCGCCTTCACCGGTCACCGCCTCGACGCGGTCGTCGTGCTCGCCTGCGACCAGGACGAGATCGTGGAGCGACTGCTCCAGCGCGCCCAGGTCGAGGGTCGCGCCGACGACACCGAGGACGTGGTGCGCCGCCGCCAGGAGGTGTACGCCGCGGAGACCGCGCCGCTCATCGACATCTACCGTGAGCGCGGGCTGCTCATCGAGGTCGACGGCATGGGTGAGGTCGCCGAGGTCACCCAGCGGATCTTCGACGCGCTGGACGTCGTCCCCGAGTCCTAG
- a CDS encoding acyl-CoA dehydrogenase family protein produces MEQQELDALVARTEEFVRREVLPLDDEHDGDVEAAGGDALRTRLQAAAAAEGLLTPHGPVEYGGLGLSMTERAPVFEAAGRSLFGPAALNINAPDEGNHHLLAHVATEAQRERYLRPLVSGRHRSAFAMTEPSPGAGADPGALATRAEPVDGGWRINGRKAFITGADGADTFIIMARTSGEPGESGGATMFLTPGDVEGLVVERHLRTMDRSMIGGHCVVTFTDVFVPEDDVLGAVDEGFRYAQVRLGPARMTHVMRWTGAAQRAHETAVRYAADRQAFGGRLADLGMAQQLIADNEIDLAATRALLREACAELDAGGRASKATSIAKTFAAEALCRVADRSVQLCGGLGVAADLPVAKIARELRPFRIYDGPSEVHRWSLARRAVRELT; encoded by the coding sequence GTGGAGCAGCAGGAGCTGGACGCGCTGGTGGCGCGGACCGAGGAGTTCGTGCGGCGCGAGGTGCTGCCGCTCGACGACGAGCACGACGGGGACGTGGAGGCGGCCGGCGGCGACGCGCTGCGCACCCGCCTGCAGGCGGCAGCAGCAGCTGAGGGGCTGCTGACGCCGCACGGCCCGGTGGAGTACGGCGGGCTCGGCCTCTCGATGACCGAGCGGGCGCCGGTCTTCGAGGCGGCGGGCCGCTCGCTGTTCGGCCCGGCGGCGCTCAACATCAACGCCCCGGACGAGGGCAACCACCACCTGCTCGCGCACGTGGCCACCGAGGCCCAGCGCGAGCGCTACCTGCGCCCGCTCGTCAGCGGCCGGCACCGCTCGGCCTTCGCGATGACCGAGCCGTCGCCCGGTGCGGGCGCCGATCCCGGCGCCCTGGCCACGCGCGCCGAGCCGGTCGACGGCGGCTGGCGGATCAACGGCCGCAAGGCCTTCATCACCGGCGCGGACGGCGCGGACACCTTCATCATCATGGCTCGCACCAGCGGCGAGCCGGGGGAGTCGGGCGGCGCCACCATGTTCCTGACCCCGGGCGACGTCGAGGGGCTCGTCGTCGAGCGCCACCTGCGGACCATGGACCGCTCGATGATCGGCGGCCACTGCGTCGTCACCTTCACCGACGTCTTCGTGCCGGAGGACGACGTCCTCGGCGCGGTCGACGAGGGCTTCCGCTACGCCCAGGTCCGACTCGGCCCCGCCCGGATGACCCACGTGATGCGCTGGACCGGGGCGGCGCAGCGCGCGCACGAGACCGCGGTGCGCTACGCCGCGGACCGGCAGGCCTTCGGCGGCCGGCTGGCCGACCTCGGGATGGCCCAGCAGCTCATCGCCGACAACGAGATCGACCTGGCCGCCACCCGCGCTCTGCTGCGCGAGGCCTGCGCCGAGCTCGACGCCGGCGGCCGCGCGTCCAAGGCCACCTCGATCGCCAAGACCTTCGCGGCCGAGGCGCTGTGCCGCGTCGCCGACCGCTCGGTCCAGCTCTGCGGCGGCCTCGGGGTGGCCGCCGACCTGCCGGTGGCCAAGATCGCCCGCGAGCTGCGCCCGTTCCGGATCTACGACGGCCCCTCGGAGGTGCACCGCTGGTCGCTCGCCCGCCGGGCCGTGCGCGAGCTGACGTGA
- a CDS encoding alpha/beta fold hydrolase yields the protein MVALDLRGFGDSAVASPGFDAASAAEDVAALLAHLDLGPVHLLGQDLSGQVVYRVAAAHPELVRSLVAVETGLPGFGAEAFADVRHGGAWYIGALVTDGVPEVLLRGREEAFLADLLYPSYGVTEPVLTAADRAELVRAYARDGGFTGAAGLYRSLLHDGDELRRLAAHRLSAPVLAVGSAGGPFTETTLRAVADRVTGARVDGAGHYLAQEAPERLAEVLEAFLAEQD from the coding sequence GTGGTGGCGCTCGACCTGCGCGGGTTCGGCGACTCCGCCGTCGCGTCGCCCGGCTTCGACGCGGCGAGCGCGGCCGAGGACGTCGCCGCGCTCCTCGCCCACCTCGACCTCGGGCCCGTGCACCTGCTGGGCCAGGACCTCAGCGGCCAGGTCGTCTACCGCGTGGCCGCCGCGCACCCCGAGCTGGTGCGGAGTCTGGTCGCCGTGGAGACCGGACTGCCCGGCTTCGGCGCCGAGGCGTTCGCCGACGTCCGGCACGGCGGCGCGTGGTACATCGGCGCCCTCGTCACCGACGGCGTGCCCGAAGTGCTGCTGCGCGGTCGCGAGGAGGCGTTCCTCGCCGACCTGCTCTACCCGTCGTACGGCGTGACGGAGCCGGTCCTGACCGCGGCGGACCGCGCGGAGCTGGTCCGCGCGTACGCCCGGGACGGCGGCTTCACGGGCGCCGCCGGCCTCTACCGCTCGCTGCTGCACGACGGCGACGAGCTCCGGCGGCTGGCCGCCCACCGTCTGTCGGCGCCGGTGCTGGCCGTGGGCAGCGCGGGCGGGCCCTTCACCGAGACCACCCTGCGCGCGGTGGCCGACCGGGTCACCGGGGCGCGGGTGGACGGCGCCGGCCACTACCTGGCCCAGGAGGCACCGGAGCGGCTGGCCGAGGTGCTCGAGGCGTTCCTGGCCGAGCAGGACTGA
- a CDS encoding TetR/AcrR family transcriptional regulator, whose product MPRTSRAEQADATRARIRDAALAAFAERGFHGTSTREIATACGLSPAALYVHYASKEQVLHEISLAGHREVLGRVRESVAGHDDARQRLRALVSAYVAFHAERATLARVINYELAALAEDHRLEVEAVRRDIDEVLRAGLAPFTAVDTRTAAVALESLGIDIARWYRPGGRWTPQTLAASYVDLAVRMVGA is encoded by the coding sequence GTGCCGCGCACCAGCCGGGCCGAGCAGGCGGACGCGACCCGTGCCCGGATCCGCGACGCGGCCCTGGCCGCCTTCGCCGAGCGCGGCTTCCACGGCACCTCGACCCGCGAGATCGCCACCGCCTGCGGGCTCTCCCCCGCCGCGCTCTACGTGCACTACGCGAGCAAGGAGCAGGTCCTCCACGAGATCTCCCTGGCCGGGCACCGGGAGGTCCTGGGCCGGGTGCGCGAGTCCGTGGCCGGCCACGACGACGCCCGGCAGCGACTGCGGGCCCTGGTGTCCGCCTACGTCGCCTTCCACGCCGAGCGGGCGACGCTGGCCCGGGTCATCAACTACGAGCTGGCCGCCCTCGCCGAGGACCACCGTCTAGAGGTGGAGGCCGTGCGCCGCGACATCGACGAGGTGCTGCGCGCGGGGCTGGCCCCGTTCACCGCCGTCGACACGCGCACCGCCGCGGTGGCCCTGGAGTCCCTCGGGATCGACATCGCGCGGTGGTACCGACCCGGCGGCCGCTGGACCCCGCAGACCCTCGCGGCGTCGTACGTCGACCTGGCCGTGCGGATGGTCGGCGCCTAG
- a CDS encoding MFS transporter, translated as MTDTAAAPEATTTETGVGKHLGWALVLISIAQLMVVLDASIANIALPFIGADLNINDANLTWIVTGYALAFGGLLLLGGRLGDLYGRRRIFMIGLATFAIASFIGGLAQNEAMLLASRGLQGLGAALASPAALALITTTFPAGPARNRAFAVYAAMSGAGAAVGLILGGWLTGLDPVLGLEGWRLTFLINVPIGLVAAFLAPRFLAESESRPGLLDVPGAITGTLGLLGLVYGFSRAGEEAHGWGDPWTIASLAAGVVLLAAFALVESRVEHPLLPVRVFANRTRATSFLVMMLVPAAMFAMFYFLSLFIQLVVGYSPLHTGFAFLPFSVGIVIGAGVSSNLVNRIDPRFIAGVGTIMAAVALFGFSRLEVPTGAADLLALGQNGHLGADVNYWSSILPYILLMSVGMGAVFVPLTLTAVHHLRPEDSGIGSGVLNTMQQVGGALGLAILSTVSLRAASGTKDGLVEQLTGQGVPGDAARQLAFLGSFTEGATAAFLVGAVLIAIGSLATWTFLNVKHEELATDGPEVVHAGV; from the coding sequence ATGACCGACACCGCGGCCGCCCCCGAGGCGACCACGACCGAGACCGGGGTGGGCAAGCACCTCGGGTGGGCGCTCGTGCTCATCTCGATCGCCCAGCTGATGGTGGTGCTCGACGCCTCCATCGCCAACATCGCCCTGCCGTTCATCGGCGCGGACCTCAACATCAACGACGCCAACCTGACCTGGATCGTCACCGGCTACGCGCTCGCCTTCGGTGGCCTGCTGCTCCTCGGTGGCCGCCTGGGCGACCTCTACGGCCGGCGCCGGATCTTCATGATCGGCCTGGCCACCTTCGCGATCGCCTCCTTCATCGGCGGCCTCGCGCAGAACGAGGCGATGCTGCTGGCGTCCCGCGGGCTCCAGGGACTCGGTGCCGCGCTGGCCTCGCCGGCCGCGCTGGCCCTCATCACCACCACGTTCCCGGCCGGCCCGGCGCGCAACCGCGCCTTCGCCGTGTACGCCGCGATGTCGGGCGCCGGTGCGGCCGTCGGCCTCATCCTCGGTGGCTGGCTGACCGGCCTCGACCCGGTCCTCGGCCTCGAGGGCTGGCGCCTCACCTTCCTCATCAACGTCCCGATCGGCCTGGTCGCCGCCTTCCTCGCGCCGCGCTTCCTGGCCGAGTCCGAGTCGCGCCCCGGCCTGCTCGACGTGCCGGGCGCCATCACCGGCACCCTCGGCCTGCTGGGCCTGGTCTACGGCTTCAGCCGCGCCGGTGAGGAGGCACACGGCTGGGGTGACCCGTGGACCATCGCGTCCCTCGCTGCCGGTGTCGTCCTGCTCGCGGCGTTCGCCCTGGTCGAGTCGCGGGTGGAGCACCCGCTGCTGCCGGTCCGCGTGTTCGCCAACCGCACCCGGGCCACCAGCTTCCTGGTGATGATGCTGGTCCCGGCCGCGATGTTCGCGATGTTCTACTTCCTCAGCCTCTTCATCCAGCTCGTCGTGGGCTACAGCCCGCTGCACACCGGCTTCGCGTTCCTGCCGTTCTCGGTGGGCATCGTCATCGGCGCCGGCGTCTCGTCGAACCTGGTCAACCGCATCGACCCGCGCTTCATCGCCGGCGTCGGCACGATCATGGCCGCGGTCGCCCTGTTCGGCTTCTCCCGGCTCGAGGTCCCGACCGGCGCGGCCGACCTGCTGGCCCTGGGCCAGAACGGCCACCTCGGTGCGGACGTGAACTACTGGTCCTCGATCCTGCCCTACATCCTGCTGATGTCGGTGGGCATGGGCGCGGTCTTCGTGCCGCTCACCCTGACCGCGGTGCACCACCTGCGGCCCGAGGACTCCGGCATCGGCTCCGGCGTGCTCAACACCATGCAGCAGGTCGGCGGCGCCCTGGGCCTGGCCATCCTCAGCACCGTCTCGCTGCGCGCGGCGAGCGGCACCAAGGACGGACTCGTGGAGCAGCTGACCGGCCAGGGTGTCCCCGGTGACGCCGCCCGGCAGCTGGCCTTCCTCGGCTCGTTCACCGAGGGCGCCACGGCGGCCTTCCTGGTCGGCGCGGTGCTGATCGCCATCGGCTCGCTCGCCACGTGGACGTTCCTCAACGTCAAGCACGAGGAGCTCGCCACCGACGGGCCCGAGGTCGTGCACGCGGGCGTCTGA
- the map gene encoding type I methionyl aminopeptidase encodes MGWKDRGVEIKTPEQVDLMRRAGLVVGRTLEVLRGAVRPGVTTRELDAIAEDAIRSAGASPSFLGYQGFPASICASVNDEVVHGIPGDRELREGDLVSLDCGAIVDGWHGDAAITVPVGPVPTELTALIADTEAALWAGIAAVRDGGRVGDVSAAVEGSLRAAGDYGVLEDYTGHGIGTAMHQPPDVPNTGRPGRGARLVPGIALAVEPMVTLGTHETVLLDDDWTVVTADGSWAAHCEHTFALTEDGVWVLTALDGGEAALTALGVPYGGR; translated from the coding sequence ATGGGCTGGAAGGACCGCGGCGTCGAGATCAAGACGCCCGAGCAGGTCGACCTGATGCGCCGGGCCGGCCTGGTGGTCGGGCGCACCCTCGAGGTGCTGCGCGGCGCGGTGCGCCCCGGGGTCACCACCCGCGAGCTCGACGCGATCGCCGAGGACGCCATCCGCTCGGCCGGCGCGTCACCGTCGTTCCTGGGCTACCAGGGCTTCCCGGCCTCGATCTGCGCCTCGGTCAACGACGAGGTGGTGCACGGGATCCCCGGCGACCGCGAGCTGCGCGAGGGCGACCTGGTCTCCCTCGACTGCGGTGCCATCGTCGACGGCTGGCACGGCGACGCCGCCATCACCGTGCCGGTCGGTCCGGTCCCCACCGAGCTCACCGCGCTCATCGCCGACACCGAGGCCGCCCTGTGGGCGGGCATCGCCGCCGTCCGCGACGGCGGCCGGGTCGGCGACGTCTCCGCCGCCGTCGAGGGCTCACTGCGCGCCGCGGGCGACTACGGCGTGCTCGAGGACTACACCGGTCACGGCATCGGCACCGCCATGCACCAGCCGCCCGACGTGCCCAACACCGGCCGACCCGGCCGCGGCGCCCGCCTCGTCCCGGGCATCGCCCTGGCCGTGGAGCCCATGGTCACCCTGGGCACCCACGAGACCGTCCTGCTCGACGACGACTGGACCGTCGTCACCGCCGACGGCTCCTGGGCCGCGCACTGCGAGCACACCTTCGCCCTGACCGAGGACGGCGTCTGGGTGCTCACCGCGCTCGACGGCGGCGAGGCCGCGCTCACCGCGCTCGGCGTGCCGTACGGCGGGCGCTGA
- a CDS encoding MarR family winged helix-turn-helix transcriptional regulator, which yields MDSPGVRLALLLLSGYQRLVDEVTGELARQGHVDFRSSHEYALTAVGAGATTISEVGRRLGVSKQAAAKTVGLLVDRGYLSRAEDPDDARSTRLELTPSGREVSRLGAAVFDTLRARWAERVGLEGVEEVERLLGDLVGDAPVDPGSPGWVSQVAG from the coding sequence GTGGACTCTCCCGGGGTGAGGCTGGCGCTGCTCCTGCTGAGCGGCTACCAGCGGCTGGTCGACGAGGTCACGGGCGAGCTGGCCCGCCAGGGGCACGTGGACTTCCGGTCCAGCCACGAGTACGCCCTCACGGCCGTGGGTGCGGGCGCCACGACCATCTCGGAGGTCGGCCGCCGGCTGGGCGTCTCCAAGCAGGCCGCGGCCAAGACCGTGGGCCTGCTCGTGGACCGGGGCTACCTGAGCCGGGCCGAGGACCCCGACGACGCCCGCAGCACCCGGCTCGAGCTGACGCCGAGCGGGCGCGAGGTCAGTCGGCTCGGCGCCGCGGTCTTCGACACCCTGCGCGCCCGGTGGGCCGAGCGGGTCGGGCTCGAGGGCGTGGAGGAGGTCGAGCGGCTGCTGGGCGACCTGGTCGGCGACGCCCCCGTCGACCCGGGGTCACCGGGGTGGGTCTCGCAGGTCGCGGGCTGA
- a CDS encoding TerC family protein: MDIPLWLWATTIVVTVGFLLFDVLIVGRRPHEPSTKEVTRDLIGYVGAAIVFGIAVWVLAGGRYGGEFFAGWLTEYSLSIDNLFIFIIIMTKLQVPRQYQQTALLIGIVIALVMRGIFIGVGAAAINQFSWVFYLFGLFLIYTAFKLAKDDDHDDSQYDEPRIVRFARDHLKASTEWNGVKLFSREGGARVATPMFIVVLSLGMTDLLFALDSIPAIYGLTKEPYLVLTANVFALMGLRQLYFLIGDLLKRLVYLSYGLAVLLAFIGAKLILHAMHENELPFVNGGEHISWAPDIPIWLSLVAIVGILGVTTVLSLAKDARDRRQESSTS; this comes from the coding sequence GTGGACATCCCCCTCTGGCTCTGGGCGACCACGATCGTGGTCACCGTCGGCTTCCTGCTCTTCGACGTCCTCATCGTCGGCCGGCGCCCGCACGAGCCGTCGACCAAGGAGGTCACCCGCGACCTCATCGGCTACGTCGGGGCGGCCATCGTCTTCGGCATCGCCGTGTGGGTGCTCGCGGGCGGTCGGTACGGCGGGGAGTTCTTCGCCGGCTGGCTGACGGAGTACAGCCTGTCGATCGACAACCTCTTCATCTTCATCATCATCATGACCAAGCTGCAGGTGCCGCGGCAGTACCAGCAGACCGCGCTGCTCATCGGCATCGTCATCGCGCTCGTCATGCGCGGCATCTTCATCGGCGTCGGCGCCGCCGCGATCAACCAGTTCAGCTGGGTCTTCTACCTGTTCGGCCTGTTCCTCATCTACACCGCGTTCAAGCTGGCCAAGGACGACGACCACGACGACAGCCAGTACGACGAGCCCCGGATCGTGCGCTTCGCCCGCGACCACCTCAAGGCGAGCACGGAGTGGAACGGCGTCAAGCTGTTCTCGCGCGAGGGCGGCGCGCGGGTGGCCACGCCGATGTTCATCGTCGTGCTGTCGCTCGGCATGACCGACCTGCTCTTCGCGCTGGACTCGATCCCGGCGATCTACGGGCTCACCAAGGAGCCCTACCTGGTCCTCACCGCCAACGTCTTCGCGCTCATGGGGCTGCGCCAGCTCTACTTCCTCATCGGCGACCTGCTCAAGCGGCTGGTCTACCTGTCCTACGGCCTGGCCGTGCTGCTCGCCTTCATCGGCGCGAAGCTGATCCTGCACGCCATGCACGAGAACGAGCTGCCGTTCGTCAACGGCGGCGAGCACATCTCGTGGGCCCCCGACATCCCGATCTGGCTGTCCCTCGTGGCCATCGTCGGCATCCTCGGCGTGACGACGGTGCTCAGCCTGGCCAAGGACGCGCGCGACCGCCGGCAGGAGAGCTCGACGAGCTGA
- a CDS encoding TetR/AcrR family transcriptional regulator, which translates to MTATETAAVRPRVEGDREAEILTAALDVLADVGYDRLTMDAVAQRAKASKATLYRRWTSKARLVLDALHQGHGHPRPDEEAADTGSLRGDLLATFCGVGGLTDKPEVDGFVAILTAISHDPEFAAAFRGEVLAPKIAGTTALFERAQRRGEIGPEVDIELLAPALAGIVLNRFLLSGEPPTADLVVRVIDQIILPAAHAAG; encoded by the coding sequence ATGACCGCCACCGAGACCGCAGCCGTCCGGCCGCGCGTCGAGGGAGACCGAGAGGCGGAGATCCTCACGGCCGCCCTCGACGTGCTGGCCGACGTCGGCTACGACCGCCTCACCATGGACGCGGTCGCCCAGCGCGCCAAGGCGTCGAAGGCGACGCTCTACCGGCGCTGGACCTCCAAGGCCCGGCTGGTGCTGGACGCCCTGCACCAGGGGCACGGCCACCCCAGGCCCGACGAGGAGGCCGCCGACACCGGCAGCCTGCGCGGCGACCTGCTGGCGACGTTCTGCGGCGTCGGGGGCCTGACCGACAAGCCGGAGGTGGACGGCTTCGTCGCCATCCTCACCGCGATCAGCCACGACCCGGAGTTCGCCGCGGCCTTCCGCGGCGAGGTGCTGGCCCCCAAGATCGCCGGCACCACCGCGCTGTTCGAGCGCGCTCAGCGGCGCGGCGAGATCGGCCCCGAGGTCGACATCGAGCTGCTCGCGCCGGCCCTGGCCGGGATCGTGCTGAACCGCTTCCTCCTCTCGGGGGAGCCGCCCACCGCGGACCTCGTCGTCCGCGTCATCGACCAGATCATCCTGCCCGCCGCGCACGCGGCTGGCTGA